ATTGAAAGTTTAATATTGAAAGTTATTAGCAGAGGCACAAATGAATCAGAGGAAATGGGTGTGgttgaggttaggtcaggtcagctgagtgcgtattccatgtgtggagaaagcccatgtagactgtgatccggcgtgactgaggttaggttgggtctggtgaacacgtattccatgtgtcgagagggcccatgtagactgtgatccggcgtgactgaggttaggttaggtcaggtgaacacgtattccatgtgtcgagagggcccatgtagactgtgatccggcgtgactgaggttaggttaggtctggtgaacacgtattccatgtgtcgagagggcccatgtagactgtgatccggcgtgactgaggttaggttaggtctggtgaacacgtattccatgtgtcgagagggcccatgtagactgtgatccggcgtgactgaggttaggttaggtctggtgaacacgtattccatgtgtcgagagggcccatgtagactgtgatccggcgtggctgaggttaggttaggtctggtgaacacatattccatgtgtcgagagggcccatgtagactgtgatccggcgtgactgaggttaggttgggtctggtgaacacgtattccatgtgtcgagagggcccatgtagactgtgatccggcgtgactgaggttaggttgggtctggtgaacacgtattccatgtgtcgagagggcccatgtagactgtgatccggcgtgactgaggttaggttaggttaggtttttgcgtatttcacacgttggagagtcaGTCAGTTTGCGAAGAATGTGCTCAAGTCAAGACTGACCAAGTTGGGTTAGGTTTTTATGTATCTCACACGTTGAAAGAGTGGCTTTAGGGTGACCGTTTCACCCTAATTGGGGCTCATCAGTGCGGTGCAGGGTAGTACCCAACCGCATACGGTCACCCGAAAGGGGTCCGTCAAATATGTACAAATATTTACAGTGTCACTTCTAGGCTTCAGTGCGATGTCCAGGTGTGTACAGGCGCTTAATGTCACTGAGCATCCTGTCGAGAGGGTCTTCATGTTTGTTTGTACAGTCCAATCTCCAGAGGTATTCGGTGAGGTGGTGTGCCATGTTGTCGCTGGTCACTCCTCCTCTGGCAAGCCTGTGTCGGAGTGGCCTCCACTGTGACTCGATGTGGTTTGTAGTCACACCGGTGTCTGCGTCCACAAACTGGTACTGATGGTTGACGGTCATATGCTGGAAGCCTTCAGCGGATAGTCCACAGTAGCCCTTCCAGCAGTCAGTGTATATTGTGGTCCCCTTTTCCACATTGGCATCGATGAGGGCAAGGAGCGTGTTTTTGTCCCTTTTGTTGTCAGGACAAATGGCAAGTCGGAGCTCCTTTGTGCCCACATCGATAAGGCCCAGGATCCAGGTCCCCTCCACAACACGACCACGTTGATATTTGCGACGGCCTATTTTGCATTCGTCGATTTCTACGACGTGGTTTGTGCCTCCGATTTTTCCCCTGTGTACGTCTGAAAGGGAGTCAGTACACACTTCCCTGCAATACGAATACCAGTCCGTGACTGTCGCCTCGGACATGGTACTGTCCAGGGATGCTTCTTTGACTGCTTGCCGGAAGGTCATTTTTGTTGCGAAGCAGTAGGTGAGTACGAGTACTTGCTCCGGCGCCAATCGAGTGTTCTCAAACCAGGTCCCGATAGTGGTGGACTGGCAAAATTCCGGGTGGTTGCGGCGGCACCGAAAGCGACCGAAAGTGCGCTGGCACGGCTTGGACACTAGTTGGTGGCCACAACGGGGGCATATCATGGTGGTAGGGACCAATCCTTTCTCGTGAATCCATGTCACTGTTTTTTCAGTGTCCGTAAGTATTCGTCCGAGAGTGAAGAGGTTCATGACGGACATTTGCGGAGCTTCTCGagatgtgtcgtctgctttactGTCGCTATGGTTAGAAAAGTTATAAAAGTGTGATTTTCTGTGAAATATTGCTGTTGTTTTGTGTAATATATGTTGATTTAGTGGTTACGATGTAAAATACGTCCCAAAAATACGAAGTTTTTAGATAATAAACTCGAAAATTtgtatacttttctttttttccccgatAGTGGCGCTGAAGTAGTGAGGAAGGGGTGAGAAATAGATGCCAGGATTACTGTTGTTTGGTCTGCAAGGTCTGCAACGTTGAAGGTTAATTTCGTAGAATAAATTTTAAAAATCCACTTTTTTCAAAGTAATTTTGGCTTGAAAAATATAAGGATTTTACCATCAGCCTCCACGCATGGTGTTTTTGTGGTTTTGTTGCTATTTTTTCTCTCTAGAAGCCGTGGTATCGATGCAAAAGCTTTCCCTAATTTGGGCTTCTGGCTAGCCATCAGAGTTGTGGAGAGTGCATCCATCATTCGTTGGTGTTGTTCCATCTGTGGCTGCTGTTGTATACAAGCTGGGTGCGCTGCATTTCTGGTACCTGGGTCATTATAGCGCTGATCTCTGTCGCTGGTACAATGCTACTCCCTCGAAGTTTGCTTGTAATGAGGTTCCCGTAGTCCGAGAGCTTGAGGTTTACcttcacgttttctttttccagcaactcCGGTAGTGTTGCTTTGGCTTTCCGGAGAATAAGTTCCTTCAACTCCGGGGTGGATAGCTGTTGAGGTAGTTCGATTGCTGGATCTTCATCCGCTTCACATGCAGTGACGATGAAGTCTTCTGAGCCGTTGGGCTTCACAGTAAAGATTACCCACATGTCGACTGCGCCAATTTGTAATATTCCTTTACTCAGGTCCTTGGTACAacatccttcttcttcttcttcgtctttctccgcagtggcgcaGTACAACATCCAATCCCCCAACGTTCTACCCTTTTTCTTCCTCTACCTCGTCTTCGTCGAGATGGGCCGTTACATTAAATAAGTTACGTTCAAGAAGAattatatgggtatattttctcctgaaactgaactattatttaagtagtaatcattcaacccaagtttcacacagaaaatccacggcaagtattgcactttttactttaatttattttaaaattactttaaaatttTTTTCAGAATTTAGATTTTAAAAATTTTTAAATTGTGCAAAacctgactcagtgcaatacttgtcgtggattttcaatgtaaaactcgggttgtagaagataaaaaactagatagaaaggaagcagacagtgggaaataatttatttgaaaatcaacgacgccatcttgaagaaatcacgccggtgcgggcgactggagcacgacggttgcagaggcaggtggcaagctagttccaaggcatcacaccagatggcgccagcatcgtagctctatacgagaaagacagagaacaacaaagtactagcgacacgtaaaaatggcaacactgctcaacaagtctaagcatgccagagcgcggggaaaaggcctaaccgctactggtaaacagcacggagaaaacactacacatcgggggaaaaggcttaaggcaatcgactaggcctaaccacagcgtcacaacactacgtgactaacacaaggcgggaaccactagccacacgacgTTATACGTGCGTCAaaaggcttggacaccgctaaacaagtgtaaacattcgcgtacggcgagaaaaggcttaacacgagcacggtaaaacaacgcgcaaacatcggtaaatcactcacctttttccccgctgtGACGTAGCGTCCGccctcgtcgacagccagggatcaagtgacgacggagcgaccaaccgcacgtcttctccccacgagagccagagctggactgacgtaagcgccactctacgggtgctacgcatgcgcgcgcgctcctagcgtcctctgcgcgctcctacagACAACCGCGGCTACCACCTGcaagaggctaagagagaagagcattcctgcgccctcttcttgcattgctcattggtcgtgacgtcatcccattgtcccaaggctacactgcttttttttttcacagggtcgacacaactggacaaggtcaatctgcaatgaagccatgccatgtcgtcatcatgcacctgcgtggctcaaatTGGACGCATacactctagacaggggacttattatttattgaatcactatcccaagattatttcctttattcttctataacgattgcataggaaactattgcagaagggcaccatgcatgaaagctgatcgtaggaattccaaagtcttactaaatgagacttgcaaaagaacaaaatatcctaacacgtaacttcatcaatggctaataagaggactaatactgtcaacaaatcaacacaaagtacgggtaacaaggagcgtaGAACGATGGTCtactctatccgacagccagacacgaaactgaatcgtaatgctttttctcctctataaagtcatgcatctgtccctcttgcggctgatttctgaactaatttaatcgcgaaattattaagaattgttctagcccTATTCCCATTTAGGGCaacactatcgacatcgtcaagacaacaatgttccttgtcaaaaaagaaaaaatacaaagcgtcaacaaaggaaagcatgcatgatGGGGCacgtcaggacacgtcaggacaaattgcacgactgctgggcaacagaggaaaacaaacatttgaacagagtgaaaagacattCACCATAATCgcacacgtacactacattcccccattgtaaatctgctcgtcacaaaatccacatacatcgtcgaacaccattcaccagtgacgaaccacacatccgcaccccatcagaggcagacagaaccccagcgaaactacgctcttccactatgTTCCAGTGTGTTCCACTTCACTTATTGtgtcagggctacactgttttttttttcactacccTAGTGAAAAGACCCCTCAGGTCTAAtgtgttatgggactgagaggtcctctcagcctggtggacctctcaggctgacctctcaggttgagaggacctctcagattgacaggacctctcagaagctaatgcccagatctgaaatcggaacatcaatgttcaatttcgccgtctacgctgcacctgtcgtcggagtggtacaatcatacagtgctatgatacaccagagatagatacagacaagtacatgtcacaaaactccacatatattgagttccttcgattgtacagatacactcaaggcatgcacactgctatctgattatgtaacagttatttcaaatgtcttacagaattgtgaatatctaatatttgttgaagactctcagacccttcagaagtgctaaagggtcctacgagacctttcaagatttcttgaaaggtcctctcagacctctcaggaaATGTTGAGAGGTCTCTTAGACACATTTTCGCTAGGGATataatgctcctctggacaagatccacctgaaacaatagtgtcgcggtatgacgtcatcatgtagctgcgtggctcaaggacgcgtaagctctagacaggggacgtgttatttattgaatcactatcccaagattatttgttttattctactataatgattgcatagggaactattgcagaaaaacaccatacatgagaggagattgtaggaattaagcatttcattcccaaagtcttactgcacaggaaaaaacaaaataatggttcagcaagacatgtccatcccagccgagagccatgcagctaactgaataatgacgctttgttcctcctgaataaagtcacacacctgtccccttcgcggttactctctgaactaaatgaatcgcaaaattattaagaatagcactactaccattcagggcagcactatcgacatcgtcaagaatgttccttgtcaaaaagaaaaaactacatgtagaaggaaagcatgtcagaacaggtcagagcatgtcagcgcatgtttgtcagaaaacaagggggaaaaagcgaaaagaaacacttgaacaaagaaaaaaaccagcatcaaactatttctaagcacacgcactcctcttattcaaaaacagtgttcatcataaatccgtccaggacaatacacaccatttttctattgctacacttttttccagtgacggtcaatgcattgctacagactgcgtgacgtcatcacatcctgtctgaagaagccAAAgtctcctattatttattgaatcgcaagattatttcctttgtcctactttTAATGATACTCATTCTCACATTAAAactcaacaaaaaagcaccgtgcataataacaattttcaccccaaaggctcatcatggtcattagaatcacagtaaactaccactgctcttttaaaataataagttaGACCATTCTACagcatcaccaggcttatgtaatacatgaccctttctatgctcatacattcgttgtctgaggctacacctgcgagcaaaaaggcgcgaaagtctgggggcaaagttccattcacgCATtccgagcaaaaaggcgcgaaagccgggggccaaagttccattcgcgcacgccaaaacacaagacagaacgcctttacaggaacatgatggcattcccaccatattaatgattttctgcCTTGCATTGCaatttagaaaaactactacaaaaccaTAATTttagcctattaaaattctactttctatgaaaactataattgccctattacttggatcgctattaatgaagcgctccaattttttctctcttcccatttcagccttgtcatgcagtgaagcaaactcccatccaaaataattaatttacactgagggtgccgtgcttcaggaattcctatcctgcgctcagatgcaagcatttctgcacggatacctataacagcttacttcttcaacataccgagctcctaacaacatctaacaaacaagcagagaaacccacttctaaGCTTTACCATGCaactttcttctgcgcaaaagcagtgatttgaggaaagagcagcaaaaattgcgcgcacttgtgcttgactttaaaactgaagcatatgttaataaactaagaaaaagacactcatgtctggtatcagagaatgctacatgcacaccctagcagcacaatgtactgaaagtcgagtgcaataggggtggacgggtagatggaaggccttgaacagagtcgtggagctaaagaacattgataagacacataccgtccacccctattgcactcgactttcagtacattatgctgcttgggcagccgtattgcccttgcgtaaagaaagcacaggacaagggcacacaaattcctttaagggagcagggaaaaggcttaagacctcaggtcaccacacatcgctacgcggctaacacaagataacaacaagataatagcggcaggtaaaattgcaacactgctaaacaagccccaacatgccatgatgacgtcacaaaccaggaaaaaaaacgcgcgcacacagcagctcaggaatgcacaaggagaggtgctttattggaatttctcctccacgctcacataccagcatttctgcacaaataccgcACAAACttaaggcttaagtcgaaccactcaggaataatcggagaatcaccgcttatcgctatacgcggctagcacaacatgacaccaacaagatactagcagcgggtaaaattTGCAAGatactactgaacaagtccagacatgcgacatcgcatacaaaatactgctcatcggggaaaaggcctaagcctgagacagaaaatcatagagcatacacaacttcatttttctatttcgcgtaaactaaacgcgttctgcttggaaaacgacgcacaaattttcttagggagcagagaaatataggaatttctactccgtgctcagataccagcatttctgcccAAAAACTCATGAcagcaaaattaagcactgcttacttcatcaagatatcgaacacccaacaaaatcaaacaaacaaccccacttccactgatagaacactattcagcttttacgcaggaggcttttttctgcataaaagtagagaaaataagaaaagagcagcgaaaaattacacgcacttttgctcgcatagctataagagaaaaaaataaaataacgacgcacacgctaataaactgtgacaaagacacccatttctgctatcagataatttttgcataatgctaaatactcatttgcattgtccctgcgtgaagaaagcacaggacagggatacattTATTATCTATATTAGCATAtattatcttaagcgagcagggaaagtcacttctactcgaacagcttaataccataaagtctgaatttttgcaaagaaaataaagcttgcgaagcacttgaacagcgctacgaacgtgacagacacatacaaacaaacaaacacttctattcatttctattgataaaggcataaaccacactacaagaacaaagcacactgcttcagaaAAGTGTATCCaatgcaacgcaacaggaccggctctcataaaatagcctgcccaaaacaaagacttcaccaggttcgcgaggcaattccattaaaaacgctcttggtctatcctacagatagcaatgcaagcactgctacccttattttttaaaccactattccacgcaatagtacataaatgtatcactcgtgtcacatgaaaaggcacacacaaagaacttgcttgtcaagtgggatccctggttcagagaagcgcgcgcgcccgcgcgcacacacagacacacactcacctTTTCAcgctcacaaacacaaagtctattctcacaaccacataaatccatattattcctcaggtcaataattatcctaccatcgtcaaaagatggctcactcatgtatgcgatcgcaaaacgacaggtcctcgttccggatgtaataggatatcgccactagaccgacgcgaaccaaaatagaaaggaatgcacggtcgctatacctccacgaagaaaacggtgccgtgcttctaggCAGCGgccatcatacaggagtgaattctcttcttcgttttccttttattttcttgcacccatatattttgcaagaatactatagagacccaacagagcagtgcgctcccatcaacacgccttgggctgaccttacacacccgaagccttttctgaatacattctgctggcgctggacgcagctacatgatgacgtcataccgcgacactattgtttcaggtggatcttgtccagaggagcattagtgaaaaaaaaaaacagtgtagacCTGAGACAATAAGTGACGTCACGAATAATGAGAAAGGCCTGcaggggcgcaaggattcacttctctcttggacccTGGCAGGTCtggacacgttaattctgctcctagcaattgcgttggccatcagtggaagagcgtagtttcgctggggttctgtctgcctctgatggggtgcggatgtgtggttcgtcactggtgaatggtgttcgacgatgtatgtggattttgtgacgagcagatttacaatgaggaaatgtagtgtacgtgtgcGATGATGGTGaatgtcttttcactctgttcaaatgtttgttttcctctgttgcccagcagccgtgcaatttgtcctgacgtgtcctgacatgccccgtcatgcatgctttcctttgttgacgctttgtattttttcttttttgacaaggaacattgttgtcttgacgatgtcgatagtgctgccctaaATGGGAATAgggctagaacaattcttaataatttcgcgattaaattagttcagaaatcagccccaagagggacagatgcatgactttatagaggagaaaaagcattacgattcagtttcGTGTCTGTctgatggagtagacgcatcgttctgcgctccttgttacccgtactctgtggtgatttgttgagtgcctagtcctcttattagccattgatggagttacgtgttaggatattttgttcttttgcaagtctcatttagtaagactttggaattcctacgatcagctttcatgcatggtgctctactgcaatagtttcctatggaACCGTTATaaaagaataaagaaaataatcttgggatagtgattcaataaataataagtcccctgtctagagtgtacgcgtccttgagccacgcaggtgcatgatgacgtcatggcatggcttcattgcagattgaccatgtccagttgtgtcgaccctgtgaaaaaaaaagcagtgtagccttgggacaatgggatgacgtcacgaccaatgagcaatgcaagaagagggcgcaggaatgctcctctctcttagcctctcgcagtgGTAGCCGCGGGTGGctgtaggagcgcgcagagggcgctaggagcgcgcgcgcatgcgtagcacccgtagagtggcgcttatgTCAGTTCAGCTCTGGCTCTCGtggggagaagacgtgcggtcggtcgctccgtcgtcacttgatccctggctgtcgacgagagcggacgctccgtcgcagcggggaaaaaggtgagtgatttaccgatgtttgcgcgttgttttaccgtgctcgtgttaagccttttctcgccgtacgcgaatgtttacacttgtttagcggtgtccaagcctgttgacgcacgtttaacgtcgtgtggctagtggttcccgccttgtgttagtcACGTAGTGTTGTgatgctgtggttaggcctagtcgattgccttaagccttttcccccgatgtgtagtgttttctttatgctgtttagcagtagcggttaggccttttccccgcgctctggcatgcttagacttgccgagcagtgttgccatttttacgtgtcgctagtaccttgttgttctctgtctttctcgtatagagctacgatgctggcgccatctggtgtgatgccttggaactagctttccacctgcctctgcaaccgtcgtgctccagtcgcccgcaccggcgtgatttcttcaagatggcgtcgttgattttcaaataaattatttcccactgtctgcttcctttctatctagttttttattttctacaacccgagttttacattgaaaatccacgacaagtattgcactgagtcaggttttgcacaatttaaaaattttaaaaatgtaACTTCTTAAAAAAATTacagtaattttaaaataatttaaagtaaaaagtgaaatacttgccgtggattttctgtgtaaaacttGGGTTGAATGATTACTACTTATTTAATTTGCTTTTTattgattgattcattgatttgtaaaagaaaaaaaatggagatgttagtctcgagccactcgggactggctactccaggacgcgttattccgaaaagaaagggaaactactcaaatctatacacttagaaacggaatggaaacggtatggatgaaaacatcaccacaaaacttggcaccaaaagcaacagtgtaggagagtccacgtgtgaaatctcaatgcacgaaaaacaaagagcgtcacaatgtgtcaaataggtccgtcgagacgagaaattgcacaaggacGCGCATGGCCGATATGAGCTGATTTGCgagccagcacccaagaacctttttgGTGGAGTGTGGCCGATTATCCAGCCGAGTCAGCGATGACACAAGGGCACAACGGTTTGCACTGTACCTCGagcagtatatgatccacgtcctcaactacatcacacagaccgcagtcgggggacgggac
This portion of the Ornithodoros turicata isolate Travis chromosome 3, ASM3712646v1, whole genome shotgun sequence genome encodes:
- the LOC135389722 gene encoding uncharacterized protein LOC135389722; translation: MNLFTLGRILTDTEKTVTWIHEKGLVPTTMICPRCGHQLVSKPCQRTFGRFRCRRNHPEFCQSTTIGTWFENTRLAPEQVLVLTYCFATKMTFRQAVKEASLDSTMSEATVTDWYSYCREVCTDSLSDVHRGKIGGTNHVVEIDECKIGRRKYQRGRVVEGTWILGLIDVGTKELRLAICPDNKRDKNTLLALIDANVEKGTTIYTDCWKGYCGLSAEGFQHMTVNHQYQFVDADTGVTTNHIESQWRPLRHRLARGGVTSDNMAHHLTEYLWRLDCTNKHEDPLDRMLSDIKRLYTPGHRTEA